Genomic segment of Neofelis nebulosa isolate mNeoNeb1 chromosome 17, mNeoNeb1.pri, whole genome shotgun sequence:
GacaaggccctgaggtggggacCCGCTTGCTTCATTGGGAGGATCAGAAAGGGCCAGCATGACCCAGACCGCGTGTGAAGAGATGAGTTGGGAGACAGCAATGGGATCACCCAGGGCTGTGTGGGTCCCAGATAgggttttgaattttattctcGGGGAAAGCCAAGGGACAGTTTCATAAGGATCCGAGGTACGTATTCGAGAGGTCACTCAGCTGTGGTGTGGAGGATGGTTCGGAGGGGGCAAGAGAGGCGACCAGGGACAAGAGACGATGATTACGATGAGGgcagtggtgggggcgggggtcaggGACAGGTGCAGGATGTGTGTGGGAGGAGGTAACGATGGCGTGGATGTTGGGATCAGGGAGGGGGGAGTCCAGGATGACTCCAACTTTGTGGCCTGAACTGTGGGCGGATACTGGGGTGGTTTATCATCATGGGCAGCCTGGGTCTTGTGGGGAAAACCAGGAGTCCAGTCTGAGActcttaagatgctctctctagGCATCTCTCCAGTCAGGTCCAGCCAGGGAAACAGACTGCTGTACTTTAGCGGAAGGAAGTGAGCGCAGGGGATTGGCTGTGTTGTTGAGGGACGCAGACGATCAGAGGTGGGACAGTGAGGCAGTCCAGGGGCCGGCTGTCACCTGTAGGCTGGACAGACAAAGCCAAAGCTCAGATGGTGTAATTGATGCTAGGACCAGGGTCACCCGGCTCAGCAGGAATCCAAGGAGACAAAGCCTCAGATGCTGCCCCAGGGCGCTGGGCGTTGGAGATGGAAATGGAGTCCTCTGCGCATGTCTCTTCCCAGACAGTGCTGCCTTGAAGACTTGTGGGTTCCCTCTAGGGGCCGCTCCCCCACTCAGCCACCACCTTGGACTTCTGAGCTCCTCTCCCCCTTGAGGACTTCGCACCCCCATCCTAGCCATCTTGAACTTGGGACTCCTTTTGCAAGACTCCATCCCCCAGCTGTACTTTGGGGCCTTAAGGAGCTGGGCCCcgtctcctctcctctgctgggGGCCTTAGTCTAAGAGGCCATGTGTGCTGTCAGGGGCCGTCTGAAAGGGAGGAGTGGTTGAAGCAGCAAATAAAGAGTGTAGGGAAGGCGGGTGTCTGAGCACCGTCTGCCTGCAGGAGATGGGGTGTCCTGCTTCTCTGAACAGCATCCAAATGTGGATAAATCGAGTCAGTGCCCTTACCTTGGCCGCCCTCCGAGCTGTATAGCTTGGGCctggctcctccctgcccctcctgagcAGGGGTGAGATGGGACCACTATAGAAGCCCTCGTTCCCCAGAAGGGACAGACCTAGAGGAGCTGAGGGCACCGAGACCGTTGGCCCTTCCTCGGATCCCTGTCGCAGGAAGACCCCAGTTCGTCTCCGGAGGGAAAACATTGCCTTGGTCCCAGGCTTGGGTTTTATTCTGGCCTCTGACATAAGAGTGAGGCAGCACGGAGACCAAAATGCCCTAACGTGATGAGTTTGAGCAGCGAGCAGCAGCGTGGGAGTCTGGCCGAGAGTGGTAAACAACGTGTTTTCCTCTTCAGCCCGCCCGTGGGCACACGCCTGAGGCTTCATCTGATGTGAGCCCAAGACACGATAGTGAGGTGGACTTAGGGGGAGTGGGGccgggggaggtgggtggggtcgGGTCTTCACTGTGGTCCATGAAAATCCTAGTATTTTCGGATTTATGGGCAGTTTAAGGGATTTTCAAGGATTACTCTGCCCACACATGAGTTTTGCCTTTGTGAGCCATTGGTAGTGCCTAACCTCCGAGACGTGACTGTGAACTTGTATTTACTGAGTACCGGCGCTAGACAGTTTGCTTGCCATGTTACAGCCCAGCAAGCCTATGCGGTAGGTAGCCGTGTGATCCCCGTTTGcaggggagaaaacagaagttcATAGATGTCATTGAGCTATTGaatgaatttgaacccaggccatgTGACTCTCAAATCCACATGCCTGACCACCAGACCCTCTAGCCTCCTGAGAAGGGAACCCCCAGGAataaggggggtggggaggaggaggagacaagggAGAAAGCACAAGGGAGATCATGCGGGTTCTTAGCCCACCTAGCTGAGAGCcctcccagcacagagcaggcactaGAGGCAGGTGTTCAAAATGGCGGGTTTCTGCTGGGGATAAGGCACAATTTCCCACCCGGGATGCTAACCAGAAGCAGGACATGCTGCCTAAGGGAGTCCAAGGCCAGGAGAGCGTTCACCCTGCATGACCAGGAAGGAGCTAAGACTCGTCTGCATTATGATCAGATCTTTGGTAAGGtctcttccccaccaccaccctgtgACTGTGCCTTCCTGAGCAGAGCGTTTGCACTGTGACTGGCCCCTTGCTCTGCTACACAGAGCCAGCCTCTCCAACTCTTGTCCATACCTTGCAGATGCCCCTATACAAATGCCCCATAGCATGAGGCACGTGTTCCTCCTCCCTCCACGTTAGCTCCTTAGCTGGCACCTCGCCCTGGTATCCATGTACCTGAATGCAAGAGGCTCAAGGAGTGTGAAAGACTGGGCGTGGGAGGTCTGGATTCTAGTCTGTGTATGGCCATCAATGCCCTAGTGACTTCAGAAAAAGGGGAGAAATTTCACCAAGGGCCAACAACACTCCAGGTAGTGTGCTGGGTGCTTAACCTGAGTCCTTTAGTCTTCCTGATACTGATGCTGGGAGGGACAGGTTTAttcccccattttgcagatttgGAAACTAAGTCCCTTGCCTGAGAACTCAGGGCAGATTAACAGGGGAGCCCAGATTCTGATGCAAGCCTGTCTGACTCTCCATTGCCCCCCACCGTTACCTCTAAAATCATGTCCCTTTTCTGCATCAGTGTCTCCCACCTGTGATCATTCACTATCTCCACCCACAAGGGGCTCCATGCAGTTCTAGGTGCtagggacacagcagtgaacagggtccctgccctcatggaactgaCAAACCAGCAGGGAGccagaaaataaatatgcaaatgatGTGGTATATTGAAATATGACCAGAAAAACAAGGCGGTGAAGGAGAAGAGGGGTTGGTCCTTGCTATGTAATATAAGGTAGAAGGGAAGGCCTTGCTCCTAAGATGACATGTGAGCAGACGGGAAGGAATGAGCCATAGGGACATCTGAGGGAAGAGAATTCCAAGTTGAGGCAACAGctagtgcaaaggtcctgaggtgggagcACGACTAGCATTTTAGAGAACCAACCAAGAGACTCACGTGGGTAGGAGCGGGTGGGAATAAGGAGGAGACAAGATCAAGGAAAAGCCGGAGGCAGATTGTGCAGGTCCTTGGGCCACGGTGAGGACTCTGGCTTTAGCTCTGTGCAGGAGGAGCCGTGAGAAGGTTCTGAACACAGGAGGCATGTGACCTAACTCAGGTGTTCGCAGACGGAGCCAGAGCTGAGCCCCTGGAAGGCTGGGGTTTGCTGTTTCCTGAGAGGAGGAGACTGGGAGGAGGAGGTCGGGGGCAGGGAATCCGGAGTTAGGTTTTAACTTGTGGATGCCCATTAGATATTCCAAGCAAAGATGTCACTTGGTGGTTGGATAcatgaatggaaagagaaagagtaacAGCAAAGAATATAAGTGATATATTAATACCAGGATAGtataatattattatacataatgATACTATTAACAAGTTTATTAAGCTCACTCTGGTCTTTCCATCTGTTCCATCACTTGCTCTCACAGTAGCCACATGACATACTAGGGATTGTCcttagaggaggaaacaggctcagagaagtttaTTAATTCACTAAGACAACACGGCTAGTAACCCGGCACGACACTAACACTAATAACGTGGCAAGAGTCAAGATCGGATCCTAGGTCTACCCAATTTTGAGACCAGATTTTCTAATCTGCTAGTTGCTTTCGTGTAAAGAGAACTAGATGATCTTTAAGGATTATTCAGCTCCAGAGAGCCCGAAACTGGGCAGTTCTGTACTTTGGagacaaccccccccccgcccccgctcttcccccaccccggaACTCCCATATCTGTTATGTTAGAATTGTATATAGGCCAAGAATCCATACGTATTGACTTGAAGGGGGGTGGGTCTCCCAATTTTTTCCTTTGGGTGTGTAACCTCTACCAAGGCAgctttttctggttttgcttaTTTGAAGGATCCGCACACAACTTCAGTTGGGCAGCTGAAGGGGTTGGTGGTTTCACTTTGTTAATGACCCACTCGTTTAGAGGGGTAAGACTTGCCAAGGTCACAtgcagcaggtggggtggggggcaaggatCTGACTCTGGAACTCCTCCTTCCACACCTAGGCATCTTCCCTGTGTCCCCACACCCCTCACCAAACCTCCTCCACCCAGATTCCTTCCCTGGGACACAAATAatgttttcaggtttttattgTGGGTGTATTTCTGGTAGCGGGAtagggcggaggggcagaggaggcccAGCGCGACAGGTGGAaaaggaggagggatgggggggcTTCCTTACTCCCGGATCTTCAATTCCCGCGCCATCTGACAGAGGGCGCAGGGCAAACAAAAGGTGAGGGCCGCCCAGTCGTGCCCGACAGAGCCctagagggtgggagagagaggttAGGGGCCCCGCCAGGGTCCCAGGAGGCCCGTCCCCCAGGCCCCtgctccgcgccccccccccccccccccgtgcgcACCTGGATGTGGTAGCGCTCCCGCATGCCGGTGCGCAGGGAGTGCAGGCCTCCGGGCAGGTAGGGCGCGCAGCAGCACTCCCCGAAGTCGTCCGAGATGCGGCAGGCGAGGCACAGAGGGGCGAAAGTGCCGCACAGACCtggggcgggcgcggggcggtCAGAGCGGGACCCGCCGGGCGCCCCGGCCCCCTCCGCCTCGGGGAGAGGCGAGACTGATGGTCCGCGGCGCCAAATCCGCCAAATCGAGGGTCCCAGAGGGGATCCGGGGACGCAGCGGGGGGTGGTTTAGAGGTTGGGAGATAGGGTTTGGAGAGGGAGCTGGGGCCGCAACAAGGAACGTTGAGGGTGCGAGGGGTTGAGGGTCCGAGGGGAAGCTGGAAGGTGTGAGGTTAGGATCCTGGGGAGTGTCGGAGGTGGGAGTTAGGGGTGAGGTTTAGAGTGTGGGAATTCGGGGTCCAAGGAAGGGAGCCGGAGTGGGGTTAGTAGGGCCTGGGAAGGGGTTGGAGGTGACCTTCCCCCTCTCCTGGAGGGAGCTGCAGGCACTCACAGACAGGCATGTCGTTGCAGCAGTCTGTGAGTCCGGTGTGCCAGTCACTGAGCTGGGTCTGGTAGCAGCTGCTGGCACACTGGGGCTGGCTGGTCACTGGGTAGGACATGGCTGCGAAGGAAGGTAGCGGGCCGGAGTGAGCGGGAGGCTGCCAGCCTCTCCCCACATCCCTGCCCCCGGAGCCCCTTCCTCTGCCGGGCAGTGTGGGCGGGGCCACCAGGCCGCCCGCGGAGGGGACACCACTGCACATCCCCCGTCCTCTCTGCTACATCTGGGCACTGACACCCCAGTTTGTCCCCGTTGCCACTGCCTCCTGCACATCTGGTTGAGCTGTGGGTGGGGGACTCATGCACGTCTGGGGAAGGGTGGGTGCCACATCTGGGTGGGGCTGAGAAGTGGTGTTGCCTCCTCCACGTCTGGGCCTGGGGTGCTGGGTTCCTGCATTTCCAGGGGCCTCTGGGGTGCGATCAGGCGCCGTCTGTCTTCGAAGCCAGGGTGCCCAGGGGAGGGAAGCTGCCGGGTTCCGGGACTGGAAGGGTTGCTGGTTCATCCAGTGATCCCACCTTTGCCTTTCACGTTGTCGTGCATCTCAAACTGCATCTTGCCGGCCCTGGGAAGGTGGCGTTGGGGGCGGCAGAGGTAGCGGCGGTGACAGTGGCCGAATCTGTCCAAGGGAGGCTGGatactggggaaggggcaggcacGGAGTAGGGGCACTGGGGGCTGGGTTCTCAGGGGGAAGGGAGCTGGGGAGAAAGAGGCCAAGTCAGCCTGCCAGCTAGGAGAAACATGGAGTAGGGATGTATGGGGAGGGGCGAGAAACTCGCCCGTCTCTGTACAGCTGCCCGACAGACCCCAGAGGACCTTCCTTATAccagaggcagagctggagagagaggccAAGAAACAGACAGGCAGAGTCAGAGACGAGGGGGGAAAGAGATCAGAGCCAGGTGCCCATCGAGATGCCGCCAATAACACTCACACCTGCTTAGCGCTTTGACTTCTCTGcaagcccatttcacagatggaacactgaggctcacagaggtgaaGAGAAAAACCCCACATCTGATGGCCCAGACCAAAGGGGTGAGTAGAAAGGGTGCTGGGCCCCAGGGCTTCCAAATTCAACCCGGCACCACTCACACTGAGAAGGTGGACACCGAGGGCATGGAGAAAGACAGCAATGTCCACAGAGATGGTCAGAGATATGCAAAGAGACAGAGATGTCagtggagtggagagagagaacagagcagagGGCTGTGGGCAGATGCTCATACCTGCAGGACAGCGATGGCGATGAGGCAGACAGGTGTGGGTGACCTGGACACTGAGTTCTCAGTCTCAGGTTGGTAGCTGCTTATATTGGGGCGGGTCACGTGGCCCTGGGCGGGGCTCTGACAGAGGTGCCCAGGGAGACAAGCCGGTCTGGCTgaccctcttcccccccccccgcccccggaacttcccctccctccctctccatccccaatccccccacttccccctcAAGCTCTTGTGGGACCTAGAAAATCAGGAAGGGGGCCAGGGGTGctggaaggggagagggcagagagggagagacagatggggggggtagggagagaaggcagaggggaggTGCAAGGGGCCACAGTACAGAGACCCACaggcagggaggacagagagacagggagggaatgggggacacagagacagaaggggaggcctagatgggagagagaaggagactcagagagatgatgagagataaagacagagcgATGGAGAGAGAGATgcggagacaaagaaggacatagATCTGTGGAGAAACAGGCAAAGGGGAGTCAGAttcagagggaggcacagaggtggaggggtggaggggcagggaggtggaggaggggatggggatgCGGGAGAGTGCAGTGGGGGCTTCTGCTGTCATCCTCAGTGAGGTTCCCACTTTCCTGGAAGAGGGGGCATTGTACCCCCATTCGGGGCCACCATGCACATGGGGGGAGCAGTGTGTTTTGGGGGTGACTCATGCTGAaactaaagtaaataaacacaactCACCCCACCTTCAAAttgggaagggaggaggctgggaacTGAGAAGATGTGGTTCCAGAAAGAGGTGGATGTGATCCAGGACACTGGGGTAACTAACAGAGccgatgggtgggggggggggtcttcatCCAGGCCCCTAACAGAGGACAGAGAGGGGCTCAGATTCTGGGTCTGAGGGAGAAGGGCTGGGGGTGCAGACTCTTGGGTTAGGCTAAACCGCAGGGGTGTGCAGGGGTCCTGGCATTTTTGGCTGCTGGGCTCCTGAGGGGTGAAAGAGCAAGGGACCTGGATGCCTGAGTCACCAAAGTCTGCCCCCAACAGGCCTGGCGTGGTTGGAAGTGACTCAGTGAGGGAAACAGCATTAGAGCCGGGTGGGGTTTCCAGCACGGGTGTCACCCAAAAAATGTAGGAGGCACTGGAAAATTGGGGTGTCACCTCCAGAGAAGGTGGTGTTGTCACCCCACTGGGAATGGGTATGGAGTGATGGCAAGTGGATCACCCTGTCCGCCTGGGATCCCAGCTTTTCCCTCACCTCCTGATTCAACATGCCAGGACCCAAGTCTTGGTCTCCCAGCACCACCCAGGTGGCTTGCTGTCCTTGTCCCCAGACTTATGGGCGGCACTCAGCATTTTGCTGGTATGTGTCCATCACTTGGTCCAGGAGGCTGACTGTCTGGGGAACATCTCTCCACCTCTGGTCTATTGTCCTTGTGCCTCCATCTCTGCATCTTTGTTTCGCCAGCTCTGAATCTCCCTTTCCTCATCTCTGCAAATCTGTTTCCAAGTTTCCCTGgttctgtctccccacctctgaGTCTCTGCTTCCCCAAGCTCTGTGTCTCTTGCCCTCATCCCAGGGtctctgcctcccacctctgtgtctctctccatcttccgCCCCCTCCCTGCAAGGAGGCAGCCAGAGGGCCCCATCCCCCAACTGTCCAGACCATGGGCTGCAGGTGATTCAGGGTCAGTCATCTCTGAGGACCCCAGGCCTCCCAGGATGACAACCTGAGTTGTCCTCAAGTCTCCTCTTCCACTCTGACACAGCGTGGGGGCTGCAATTAGACAGCAACTCACTAAGATGAGGAAATCGGGTGGGGAAGTTGTGAGGTGGCCTGTttaggggtgaggaggagggtgggagcagGAACAGAGGCCTGGGGGCTGACGAGAGACCATGGTGGTCTCCAGGGACCTGCCATGCATCCGCTCAATGGAGTCATCAGAAAAatataggacacccagttaaatttgaatttcaggcaaacaacaacaacaagaagattttttttttagcataagtatgttccatgcaatatttgggatatacttatactagAAAAGGTATttgttgttcatctgaaattcacattcaactgggtgtcctgtatttttatctgCTAAATCTGGAACCCTGCCTTCAAAGACAGAGGAGAGGAATCCAAGTCCCTGGCCCTTCTTTTTCCAGAACCCAGGATCCCAGGcacccagccctccctcctcAGGACCTGAGAGTCCAGGTTCCGGTTCCCCTCTTGTTCTCCCCTAAAATCCATATTGGGGGCACCAAGCCCCTATTCCCTCAGAGCCCAGGagtccaggctcccagcccctTTCTCTCCAGCATCCAAGCGACCAGGTCAGGTCTGGGTCCAGTTGCCCAATGTGGGTTTCATAAGGCGGGTGATGCCATCCATGGCCCTGGAGGAACCAGTCAGGCAGAGCGGACAAGTGAGGTTGCCCCCTCTTCCCATCCTATTCCTGCTGCTTCCTCGAGGGCCAGCCCAGGGGGCTGGGAGCAGAACGGGAGGGACTCAGTGGAGTTCAGGGTGGGACATGGTGTCTGGGTTTGGGTGTGGCGTGTGCCTCTCTTTCTGGGTGTTGTGTGTCTTTGGGGGTTGTGACGATGTCTCAGTGTGCTCTGGGGCGTGACACGTGAGGGGGTCTTTTCTATTTGTGTGTCTATATTGTCCTTCTACGATTCTACCCACTGTCCATCTTGTTCAGGTGTGGTCAGTTGTCATGGTTCTCCAATCCTGACTGGATGAAGGCAGGAGTTCTTTATTGAATGGATTGTGTGATGGATTCTAGAGCCAGAAAACCCGAGTTCAAATCCTGACAGCCTCTTCCTGCCTTCAGCAAATCACTAAGCTTCCCTGGAACCTCCACTtgtccatctgcaaaatgagctGTTGCAAATAAAGTGGTTGAGAGGACTGGACGAGTTAATTCGTGCAAAGTGCTTAGAATTGTGCCTCGCACACAGGAAGCATTTTGTGTTTATGCTGGTGATGATGGTGAGGTGCTGTTCTAGTCTCTGGAGATACTGGAGTCATGGAGTAGGAAATGAAACCACGTCTGCATCTGCTCGTGGGCCTGGTAGGGACTGAGTGAGTGGCCTCTCGGTGGCTGGATGGGCGTGTAACTGCATACCTGGGGTGTCTGTTTTGCATGTGAAATAGACTATTTCTGTGTTGTCAGTAAGGGTGATTGATTGTGTGCTTATGTTTATGTTTGTGTTTGTAGGTGACTGTGCGTGGTGCCTGTGATTCTCTGACTGTGTGGGTGCAAATGAAGGTCACACTAAGCAGGTATTGAGGGCACATGTTTGGTGTGATCTTGCATTTCTGACTCTGAGGTGCCAGGATGTGTCTGTGTCTGTATTTGGGGTGTTGAGAACCCCTCTCCCAGCTATTCCTTTCCATGTCCCACAGGTGACCCTGGGAGGGTGACTCCTCCCAaaatgagcctcagtttcttcttatTAAGGATGGGCGGGAGGGCTCAGTGGCCTCTGAAGAAATGCCTGTGTgaaagggaaggtgggaggagatgGGTGAGGCCAGGGAGAGGCTGAGAAACATGATGGGGATAGAGATGGCCAGGGTGGGCACAGCGGAAGAGCTGCACAGAGAGATGTTTGCCCATCCCTTCGAGGGGCATTCGCTGGGCTCCTGCAATGTGCCAAGACCTCTGGTGGGCATTGGTTCAAGGTCtgagggaaagcagagagagccagagagatgaAGACCTACCAAGAAAGCTGTTGGCCCCAGGGTGGCCCACCTGTGTCCACGGTGGGCTTAGTGACAGTTCCGAGTGATGGAGACACAGTGATGGAGAGGGACCGAGaggaccctgcccctcccctgtccttcctGAGGCCTCATCTGTCCAGATGAAAGAACAGAGGCCATGGGGGGAAAGCCCCCTCCCAGACTGGGGGCACCCCCATGAATCATTTTCTTATCCTCTCCTAATAGGATAATGACACACCTGCCCCTTCCTAATCACTATTTTTGACCCCAACTGGGCCCAACGCCCACAGTGAGAAGGGTTAGACAAGTCTGGTATTTTGGAATCAGGAGAGGAAATGCCTGAAAGTCCTAGTCCTTGGTCCTTCCAATCCCAGAACCTAGGAGTCCTaggccccagccccctccccctccccccaggaatCCTTGCTCTTAGCCCCTCTCCTTTGTTTGCTGTCTACCTTTTCTAATCTCTGTGGGCctgtcttttatctctttgtctATTAATCTCCATGTGTGTTTTGTGTCTCTCCTGTTTCTTTACATCTGCATCTTGATTCCTCCTCACTGGGCATcaattttctcacttgtaaaatggggattatagtaataataatctGATCTCTTAGAACTGTAACGAGAAAGACAGgagataattatataaaatgctttGCATAGAACCGGAGTCACAGTGAACCCCATACAAGAGGGCtctattataattattgttttcaatattttaatctCTCTTGGTATCTATGTTTTTCTCCTCATCTCCATGTGTCTCCTCCCACTCTGGGTTCCCTTTTAGGGGATGTGGAAAAGGCCTATTGAGGCCAGAGCTTCCCCTAagcctcctcctcttcatctctCTTCTAAGCCCTACCTCAAGACCCACAACTCTTGCCTGGGGACAAGGCCTGGCTCCGATCCCATAGATAGCCACGTAAGATCCTGAACCCCAAATCTGTCATCCCTGGGCAGGCCCGTGACTCTTTGGGAGTACCCGTCCCTACACCCCGACCATTCAGgttcccagctccctcctccctcaagaTTCAACCACTCAGAAGTCTAGGTTCTTCAGACGTTCCTCCCTCAGACGCCGCCGGTGCACGTGGCCAGAAACCACATTCTGGGCCCTTTTGTAATCCACCACGCCCTCAGCTACCACCCCTCTGCGTTTTTCCCCCCCGAGGCGGGCCTGACTTGAAGGACACTAGCTGTGATAAGCCCTCCTTGACGTCAATCACCATCCTCCAGCCAGTAGACGCTCCGCCTTCCACCTCCCTGGGCCACTCAAGGCACGTTCCGCGGCAGGCGGGGCCCACAGCCTAAATCGGACAGCGATAGGCTCTGGGAGACGCCAGTCTCCGCGAGTCTCTGCCAGTCTGCCAATAGGACGGGCAGCTGCGGGGTGGGATTCCCACAGCGCACCGCAGAGGCTGGAACTGCTCGCGAGGGAAACAGGTTCGGCGTGTCCAGTCGGTAAGCCCTTTCCAGCACGCCCAGTATTGGGGTTCTGGACATAGTTCGGAAGGGAAACGGGGAGGCTTTGTGGGGTTCGAAGCGGAAGGTGCAGCTGAGCTGGCATTTTGCCTCACCGTGCATTTTGCCttgttggggaaactgagtccgGGATGCACAGCCCCATTCATCCCTCCGTTCCATTCCTCACACCCTAAACCTGATTCTCATCTGCTCCTACCCGGCCTGCACACGCATCCGTGTGTCTTTCCTGCCGTCATTCTCCCACTGATTTCCAGTTTCCTCCTATTGCCACTCACTCACTCGCTCATCACACACTCAGCCACCTATTACTTAAACACTTCCTGAGGTTTCCAGGGTGCCGGGCCTTATGCTGGGCGATGGTGGTGACCAAGATGAGTcaggcccaggccctgccctcaaggatcCCCTGTCAGATGGGAGGACAGACACGTTGATGGGCAGGGTGTGCCAGAGGTGGGAGAGTCCAGGCGTCTTTTTTGGCTTTGCTGGATCCGGAAGAGGTTTCCAGAGGAGGGGACATTGGCACTGGATCTTGGAGGAACAGGAAGTGTCAAGCAAAGGTGAAGGGCATGTGGGAGGGTGTTTCAGCACAAGCAAAAAAAGGGAGGCATGCAGGAGTATTACTATGTGTAGGTGCCCAAGAAGAAGGCCTGTCAGGTCCATGTTGTGGTGGGGTAACTGTAAGACTGGAAGCGGATGAAGAAGGCTAACCTCAGCAGCTTAGACTTTGTCCTGGGATGGGGTGGTagtggggagccatggaaggatTTAGAGCAGGGGAAGACCAGGTCAGAGCTGGAGccagaaatggagaaaggagattGGAAGCCAGTAGCCCACAAGGTGGCTTGGGCAGGGACCTAGGCAGGAGAGGATGAGGCCAGAGGCTGAAGGCATAAGGCCAAGATTCAGGAGGCAGAAACTACAGAAGATGGGGCTTGATGGGCTATGGGACAAGGGGGTGTCCAG
This window contains:
- the CNFN gene encoding cornifelin isoform X1 — its product is MQFEMHDNVKGKAMSYPVTSQPQCASSCYQTQLSDWHTGLTDCCNDMPVCLCGTFAPLCLACRISDDFGECCCAPYLPGGLHSLRTGMRERYHIQGSVGHDWAALTFCLPCALCQMARELKIRE
- the CNFN gene encoding cornifelin isoform X2, with amino-acid sequence MSYPVTSQPQCASSCYQTQLSDWHTGLTDCCNDMPVCLCGTFAPLCLACRISDDFGECCCAPYLPGGLHSLRTGMRERYHIQGSVGHDWAALTFCLPCALCQMARELKIRE